In Bacillota bacterium, the following are encoded in one genomic region:
- a CDS encoding peptide ABC transporter substrate-binding protein, translating into MERFDPQARPGPPGGGGGRQGMLAPAGAGGRAAVSLYVVLLALLLVLPGVGAGGCRRQPRASVPTTQVRQGGTVRVALPGEVASLDPREARTPAERIMAGLLFSALAGVDGRGEVFPDLAVGWAGGRGGAYWTVRIRPDAVWHDGQQVTSDDVLFTLRSHRDPLPGLTWQRVDSRTVRFFLSHPDAGFPYWLATVPILPAHLLTDGAGAAHQPVGTGPFRLEPGQGGTASPGGEPREIALLPHLRYHRGRPHLDGLVVRIYPSLAEASRAVLRGEVDFGPVLPGDAERARAAGWRVIETHQSFYIALAFNCQRVPADLRRAIVHAIDRPTLASTLGVREVPHPLPLISWAYPPEVAWGTYDPGAAGRLVQKLGEPPSLDLMVPRDDPLRARAARLVSAYMGTVGVRATVREEDPDAFVARLLPPFEYDLALIPEPFPANPDLTPLLHSGQIPAGGRGGNVFTYRQPALDALLDRLRQELDPATRKSLVQQVTDLVCREVPLLPLWTERVFLAVRPGLTGPVASPYGWCWNVHDWWWQSP; encoded by the coding sequence GTGGAGAGGTTCGATCCTCAAGCCCGCCCGGGACCGCCCGGCGGCGGGGGAGGCCGGCAGGGGATGCTGGCGCCGGCGGGCGCCGGCGGCCGGGCCGCAGTGTCATTGTACGTGGTGCTGCTCGCGCTGCTGCTCGTGCTCCCGGGAGTGGGGGCGGGGGGATGCCGGCGGCAACCGCGCGCCAGCGTGCCCACCACCCAGGTGCGGCAGGGAGGAACAGTGCGGGTGGCCCTGCCGGGCGAAGTGGCATCCCTGGATCCCCGGGAGGCGCGCACCCCGGCGGAGCGAATCATGGCGGGGTTGCTCTTCTCTGCCCTGGCGGGCGTGGACGGCCGGGGGGAGGTGTTCCCCGATCTGGCGGTGGGCTGGGCGGGAGGACGGGGCGGCGCCTACTGGACGGTGCGGATTCGCCCCGATGCCGTGTGGCACGATGGGCAACAGGTGACGTCCGATGACGTGCTGTTCACCCTCCGTTCTCATCGGGATCCCCTTCCCGGGCTCACCTGGCAGAGGGTGGACAGCCGCACGGTGCGATTCTTCCTGAGCCATCCCGACGCCGGCTTCCCTTACTGGCTGGCTACGGTGCCCATCCTGCCTGCCCACCTGCTGACCGACGGGGCGGGTGCAGCCCACCAGCCGGTGGGAACGGGTCCCTTCCGCCTGGAGCCAGGGCAAGGGGGGACGGCGTCGCCAGGCGGGGAGCCGCGGGAGATAGCCTTGCTCCCCCACCTCCGGTATCACCGGGGGCGGCCTCATCTCGACGGTCTGGTGGTGCGCATCTATCCCTCCCTGGCGGAGGCCAGCCGCGCTGTCCTGCGCGGAGAAGTCGATTTCGGGCCCGTGCTCCCCGGCGATGCGGAGCGAGCGCGGGCCGCGGGATGGCGGGTGATCGAGACCCATCAGTCTTTCTACATAGCCCTGGCTTTCAACTGCCAGCGCGTCCCGGCCGACCTGCGCCGGGCTATTGTCCACGCCATCGACCGCCCTACGCTCGCGTCAACCCTGGGCGTGCGTGAGGTCCCCCACCCCCTGCCGCTCATCTCCTGGGCATATCCCCCCGAGGTGGCGTGGGGGACGTACGACCCGGGTGCGGCCGGCAGGCTGGTCCAGAAGCTGGGGGAACCCCCTTCTCTCGACCTGATGGTGCCACGAGACGATCCCCTGCGGGCTCGGGCCGCCCGGCTCGTCTCTGCGTATATGGGGACGGTGGGCGTACGCGCCACGGTGCGGGAGGAAGACCCGGACGCTTTCGTGGCCCGGCTGCTTCCGCCCTTCGAATACGACCTGGCACTGATCCCCGAACCCTTCCCCGCCAATCCAGACCTTACCCCCCTCCTGCATTCGGGGCAGATTCCCGCGGGAGGGAGGGGTGGGAACGTGTTCACCTACCGCCAGCCCGCCCTGGATGCGCTCCTCGACCGGCTGCGGCAGGAGCTGGACCCCGCCACGAGGAAATCCCTGGTCCAGCAGGTGACGGACCTGGTGTGCCGGGAGGTGCCCCTCTTGCCTTTGTGGACGGAGAGGGTGTTCCTGGCCGTGAGACCGGGGCTGACGGGTCCGGTGGCGTCGCCCTACGGCTGGTGCTGGAACGTCCACGACTGGTGGTGGCAATCCCCCTAA
- the mutM gene encoding bifunctional DNA-formamidopyrimidine glycosylase/DNA-(apurinic or apyrimidinic site) lyase — protein sequence MPELPEVETIRRTLEPHLLGQVVGRVDLLTPSVWRGEEPGAAAGQRITALDRRGKHLLIFLGDARPMVLHTHLGMTGRLIFVPPGEPGPGRHVHAVFSLDRGDLYYQDQRRFGYLELLAADAVDAHPRLRLGPEPLDGDFTATVLAGMLSGRRAPVKAVLLDQHILAGVGNIYADEALHRAGVHPLRPAGELSRAEVGALRDALQEVLAEAISARGTTFSDYRDGDGQPGEFVFRLRVYGREGEPCPRCGAPVARQRLGGRSTCFCPRCQR from the coding sequence ATGCCGGAGTTGCCCGAGGTGGAAACCATCCGGCGCACCCTCGAGCCCCACCTGCTCGGGCAGGTGGTGGGGCGGGTGGATCTGCTCACTCCTTCGGTGTGGCGGGGTGAGGAGCCCGGCGCCGCGGCCGGCCAGCGCATCACCGCCCTGGACAGGCGCGGCAAGCATCTCTTGATCTTCCTGGGCGACGCGCGGCCGATGGTGCTGCACACGCACCTGGGGATGACGGGCCGGCTCATCTTCGTGCCGCCCGGGGAACCGGGCCCTGGCCGGCACGTCCACGCCGTGTTCTCCCTGGACCGGGGGGACCTGTACTACCAGGATCAGCGCCGCTTCGGTTACCTGGAGCTGCTGGCGGCCGATGCCGTGGATGCCCATCCCCGGTTGCGGTTGGGGCCGGAGCCGCTGGACGGGGATTTCACGGCCACGGTGCTCGCCGGCATGCTTTCCGGGCGCAGGGCCCCGGTGAAGGCGGTGTTGCTCGACCAGCACATACTGGCCGGGGTCGGGAATATATACGCGGATGAGGCCCTGCACCGCGCCGGGGTGCATCCCCTGCGCCCGGCCGGGGAACTGAGCCGGGCCGAGGTGGGGGCCCTGAGGGATGCCCTGCAAGAGGTACTCGCGGAGGCCATCAGCGCCCGGGGAACCACCTTTTCCGACTACCGGGACGGCGATGGCCAGCCCGGTGAATTCGTGTTCCGGCTGCGGGTGTACGGGAGGGAAGGGGAGCCCTGCCCGCGCTGCGGCGCACCGGTGGCCAGGCAGCGGCTGGGCGGTCGCAGCACATGCTTTTGCCCCCGCTGCCAAAGATAG
- the polA gene encoding DNA polymerase I, with product MARDRVILIDGNSLAHRAFWALPDLKTSGGVPTSAIHGFLAMMLRLVQGERPGYLAVAFDRAEPTFRHVEYEGYKAQRAGSPEEFRMQVPVLKEVLLSLGVPVFEKEGYEADDILGKLAREGSRAGLGVLIVTGDRDALQLVDEDVHVVLTRRGITDLVRYDREAMEREFGITPAQVPDVKGLMGDASDNIPGVPGIGEKIAYRLIRRWGSLDAVLEHAGEVEENRRVREALLTHREQALLSRKLATIDADVPLEVDLEACRWRPADLERAEELFQRLELRSVWQKLLEVLDREGSPAGAGGTVSIPAGGGGTVSVPAGTGGAVPAPGGQGGVEPEQDLSRGREAVVGAMGEGLPEAEAVASARELEEVWPSFLEACRRGTLGVAAHLEGSPAVRASLVGLALAAPGRVLYVPLATGGQGLSWDEIRGQLTGLLADESVPKSGHDLKSLLVWLLGKGVRPRGMTFDTALAAYLLDPTRSAYPVTQLAHQFLGRKVPSREDVLGKGKQAASFRSLDVRTAASLLGGKAACCRDVITPLRAELEAAGLGRLMDEVEMPLLPVLAEMERVGVRLDLERVRELANDFGRRIEAVAREVHRLAGCTFNINSTQQLQEVLFDKLGLPAKHRTKTGYSTSAEALEELRAVHPVVEKILEHRTMVKLKGTYLDGMPALVNPATGRVHTTFNQVVTATGRLSSNDPNLQNIPVRDELGRRIRQVFVPEEGWLLLSGDYSQIELRLLAHVSGDPGLVEAFRNGEDIHRRTASEVFGVPLDGVTAEMRSRAKAVNFGIVYGISDFGLAQQLGIGRGEAREYITSYFLRYPGVRRWIDEVLGTARTQGFVTTLMGRRRQLPTILSRNPQERGFAERTAINTPLQGSAADIIKLAMVNLHRELSRRGMRARIILQVHDELILEAPRQELDDAARLVRSCMEKVMDLAVPLVVDLSAGPTWYDLSPL from the coding sequence GTGGCGCGGGACCGCGTGATCCTCATTGATGGTAACAGCCTGGCCCACCGGGCCTTCTGGGCGCTGCCCGACCTGAAGACGTCCGGCGGCGTGCCCACCAGTGCCATCCACGGCTTCCTGGCCATGATGCTGCGCCTGGTCCAGGGGGAGCGGCCTGGCTACCTGGCGGTGGCCTTCGACCGGGCCGAACCCACCTTCCGTCATGTCGAGTACGAGGGGTACAAGGCCCAGCGGGCCGGGAGTCCGGAGGAGTTCCGGATGCAGGTGCCCGTCCTCAAAGAAGTGCTCCTGTCTCTGGGAGTGCCCGTCTTCGAGAAAGAGGGTTACGAAGCGGACGACATCCTGGGGAAGCTGGCCCGCGAGGGTAGCCGCGCCGGGCTGGGGGTGCTCATCGTCACCGGCGATCGCGACGCCCTCCAGCTGGTCGATGAAGACGTGCACGTGGTTCTTACCCGCCGCGGCATCACCGACCTGGTACGGTATGACCGGGAAGCCATGGAGCGGGAATTCGGTATTACCCCAGCCCAGGTGCCCGACGTCAAGGGCCTGATGGGGGATGCCTCGGACAACATCCCCGGAGTGCCAGGGATCGGCGAGAAGATCGCGTATCGCCTCATCCGGCGCTGGGGCAGCCTGGATGCGGTTCTGGAACACGCCGGCGAGGTGGAGGAGAACCGGCGGGTGAGGGAGGCATTGCTCACTCATCGGGAGCAGGCCCTGCTCTCGCGGAAGCTGGCCACCATCGATGCGGATGTGCCACTGGAAGTCGACCTGGAGGCCTGCCGCTGGCGGCCGGCCGACCTGGAGCGCGCGGAGGAGCTGTTCCAGAGGCTCGAGTTGCGCAGCGTCTGGCAGAAACTGCTCGAGGTGCTGGACCGGGAAGGTTCGCCGGCCGGGGCGGGAGGTACTGTCTCGATCCCCGCCGGGGGGGGAGGAACTGTCTCGGTCCCCGCCGGGACGGGAGGCGCCGTGCCGGCGCCCGGCGGACAGGGAGGTGTTGAGCCGGAACAGGACCTTTCCCGCGGGCGGGAAGCGGTGGTTGGCGCCATGGGCGAGGGTCTGCCGGAGGCGGAGGCGGTGGCCTCCGCCAGGGAACTGGAAGAGGTCTGGCCGTCTTTCCTGGAGGCGTGCAGGCGGGGGACCCTGGGGGTCGCCGCCCACCTTGAGGGATCACCGGCGGTGCGTGCCAGCCTGGTGGGACTGGCGCTGGCGGCGCCCGGCCGGGTGCTGTATGTGCCCCTCGCGACCGGCGGGCAGGGGCTGTCCTGGGACGAGATCAGGGGGCAGTTGACCGGGCTGCTGGCAGACGAATCCGTACCCAAGAGCGGGCACGACCTGAAGTCGCTCCTGGTCTGGTTGCTGGGGAAGGGCGTCCGTCCACGGGGCATGACCTTCGACACCGCGCTGGCCGCCTACCTGCTCGATCCCACGCGATCGGCGTACCCCGTCACGCAGCTTGCCCACCAGTTCCTGGGCCGGAAGGTGCCGTCGCGGGAGGACGTGCTGGGCAAGGGCAAACAGGCAGCCTCATTCCGGTCCCTGGACGTGCGTACTGCCGCCTCTCTTCTGGGTGGAAAGGCTGCCTGCTGCCGGGACGTTATCACTCCCCTGCGAGCTGAGCTGGAAGCAGCCGGCCTCGGCCGCCTGATGGACGAGGTGGAGATGCCCCTGCTCCCTGTGCTGGCTGAGATGGAGCGGGTGGGTGTGCGGCTGGACCTCGAACGCGTGCGCGAGCTGGCCAACGACTTCGGGCGCCGCATCGAGGCCGTGGCCCGGGAGGTCCATCGCCTGGCGGGGTGCACGTTCAACATCAACTCCACCCAGCAGTTGCAGGAGGTCCTCTTCGACAAACTGGGGTTGCCGGCCAAACACCGTACCAAGACCGGGTATTCCACCAGCGCGGAGGCCCTGGAGGAGCTGCGCGCTGTCCACCCCGTGGTGGAGAAGATCCTGGAGCACCGCACCATGGTGAAGCTCAAGGGGACTTACCTCGACGGCATGCCCGCTTTGGTGAACCCGGCCACGGGACGGGTCCACACCACCTTCAACCAGGTGGTCACGGCCACTGGCCGGCTTTCCTCCAACGATCCCAACCTGCAGAACATCCCGGTGCGGGACGAGCTGGGCCGCCGCATCCGCCAGGTGTTCGTCCCCGAGGAGGGCTGGCTTCTCCTTTCGGGCGACTACTCCCAGATCGAGCTGCGGCTCCTCGCCCACGTGTCCGGTGACCCCGGCCTGGTGGAGGCGTTCCGGAACGGGGAGGACATCCACCGGCGTACCGCCTCGGAGGTTTTCGGGGTCCCTCTGGACGGAGTCACCGCCGAGATGCGGTCCCGGGCGAAGGCGGTCAACTTCGGGATCGTATACGGGATCAGTGACTTTGGCCTGGCCCAGCAGCTGGGCATCGGTCGCGGGGAAGCACGGGAGTACATCACCAGCTACTTCCTGCGCTACCCCGGGGTGCGCAGGTGGATCGACGAGGTGCTCGGGACGGCGCGCACGCAGGGATTCGTCACCACCCTGATGGGACGGCGGCGGCAGCTGCCCACCATACTGAGTCGCAATCCCCAGGAGCGGGGGTTCGCCGAGCGTACCGCCATCAATACCCCCCTGCAGGGGAGCGCGGCCGACATCATCAAGCTGGCCATGGTCAACCTGCACCGGGAACTCAGCAGGCGGGGCATGCGCGCGCGCATCATCCTGCAGGTCCACGACGAGCTCATCCTGGAGGCTCCCCGGCAGGAGCTGGACGATGCTGCCCGCCTGGTGCGGTCGTGTATGGAAAAGGTGATGGATCTGGCCGTGCCTCTGGTGGTGGATCTGAGCGCGGGTCCCACCTGGTACGACCTCTCGCCCCTGTGA
- a CDS encoding DUF4349 domain-containing protein, whose protein sequence is MNCQQARELLSLCVDGELPAAERADLEEHLDQCEECRCELAELQALVDALGALPEEPLPAGFGESLHDSLTRRSWRLVLAPRLGRLLPGPVSFPPAWARALAVACLVVFLGSSLVTLAGLGRGWWMPAANPFLAPSLLSGDLGRASSPQWDQGAQDRVLTGTEVASSDRSAGLSQVTGPAVAPDVRPQSAGGGAWVAAGQVQGMQAALQGEMDLQVVDIDQAVSRLTSLAEEAAGYLQDSTVTSQDGRRQAVVVVRVPGGSLSGVMAKARDLGRVLGEKVTTRSLTQDWVDAEARLRIMRVQEKALNDLLANARNIDEVLRIQYEVYRLQADIESLESRMKYLQEDQNMAALQVVLREAGMVATLGPWQRAQVAFVGTVQAMERLGQEAIVYVAQAFPVLLLGGLAWLVYARFGHGRWHR, encoded by the coding sequence TTGAACTGCCAGCAGGCGCGTGAACTCCTGTCCCTGTGCGTAGATGGGGAACTCCCGGCGGCGGAGCGGGCAGATCTCGAGGAGCACCTGGACCAGTGCGAGGAATGCCGGTGCGAACTTGCAGAGCTGCAGGCGCTGGTGGACGCCCTGGGAGCGTTGCCCGAAGAGCCCCTTCCCGCGGGATTCGGGGAGAGCCTGCACGACAGCTTGACGCGACGGTCGTGGCGGCTGGTGCTGGCACCCAGACTGGGGCGCCTTTTGCCCGGTCCGGTTTCCTTCCCTCCCGCCTGGGCGCGTGCCCTGGCAGTGGCATGTCTGGTGGTGTTCCTGGGGTCCAGCCTGGTGACGCTGGCCGGCCTGGGTCGGGGCTGGTGGATGCCGGCGGCCAACCCCTTCCTGGCGCCCTCGCTGTTGTCTGGTGACCTCGGCCGTGCGTCTTCCCCCCAATGGGATCAAGGAGCGCAGGATCGCGTCCTCACCGGGACCGAGGTGGCCAGTAGCGATCGCAGCGCCGGGCTGAGCCAGGTCACCGGTCCGGCCGTGGCTCCCGATGTGCGGCCCCAGTCCGCGGGAGGCGGTGCCTGGGTGGCGGCCGGCCAGGTACAGGGGATGCAGGCCGCCCTGCAGGGCGAGATGGATCTGCAGGTGGTGGACATCGACCAGGCCGTGTCACGCCTCACCTCCCTGGCCGAGGAGGCGGCCGGCTACCTGCAGGACTCCACGGTGACGTCGCAGGACGGCAGGCGCCAGGCCGTGGTGGTGGTGCGGGTCCCGGGTGGCTCCCTGAGCGGGGTCATGGCCAAGGCCCGCGATCTGGGCCGGGTGCTGGGAGAGAAGGTGACCACCCGCAGCCTCACCCAGGATTGGGTGGACGCAGAGGCCCGCCTGCGCATCATGCGGGTGCAGGAGAAGGCCCTCAATGACCTGCTGGCCAACGCGCGCAACATCGACGAGGTGCTGCGCATCCAGTACGAGGTATACCGGTTGCAGGCCGACATTGAATCGCTGGAGTCGCGGATGAAGTATCTGCAGGAGGACCAGAACATGGCCGCCTTGCAGGTGGTCCTCCGCGAGGCAGGTATGGTGGCCACCCTGGGTCCCTGGCAGAGGGCGCAGGTGGCCTTCGTGGGGACGGTGCAGGCGATGGAGAGGCTGGGACAGGAGGCAATCGTATACGTAGCCCAGGCATTCCCGGTGCTGTTGCTGGGCGGCCTGGCCTGGCTGGTGTATGCCCGCTTCGGGCACGGACGCTGGCACCGTTAA
- a CDS encoding sigma-70 family RNA polymerase sigma factor has translation MEGVPLDSYAEGLLERCRRGNVEAFEELIAPYMQKVYNLALRLSRNPEDASDLAQEALLRAFVSLRDFRGECAFSTWLYRITFNVCRDEARRRRRHPAVSLDEPLASAEGEKTPRQLVSTAGDPVEEAEGREVREVIWEGIRSLSPEFRAVLVLRDIEGLAYEEIAEALDISLGTVKSRLNRARSALKARFASQELFSGPNVRSDRGRPGR, from the coding sequence ATGGAGGGGGTCCCTCTGGACAGCTATGCCGAAGGCCTCCTTGAGCGGTGCAGGCGCGGCAACGTGGAGGCCTTCGAAGAGTTAATCGCGCCATACATGCAGAAGGTCTACAACCTTGCCCTCCGCCTCAGCCGCAATCCCGAAGACGCCAGTGACCTGGCCCAGGAGGCGCTGCTGCGCGCATTCGTCAGCCTGCGGGATTTCCGCGGGGAGTGTGCCTTCTCCACATGGCTGTATCGCATCACCTTCAATGTGTGCCGCGACGAGGCCAGGCGCCGTCGCCGCCATCCGGCCGTGTCTCTCGACGAACCCCTGGCCTCGGCGGAAGGGGAGAAGACCCCGCGGCAACTCGTTTCCACGGCGGGCGATCCTGTGGAAGAGGCGGAAGGCCGGGAAGTGCGTGAGGTCATCTGGGAGGGGATACGGTCCCTCAGCCCGGAGTTCCGCGCCGTGCTGGTGTTGCGGGATATCGAGGGTCTCGCTTACGAAGAGATCGCCGAAGCGCTGGACATATCTCTGGGCACGGTCAAATCGCGCCTGAACCGGGCCCGCAGCGCCCTGAAGGCAAGGTTTGCCTCCCAGGAACTTTTTTCGGGCCCGAACGTCAGAAGTGACAGAGGGAGGCCCGGTCGTTGA
- a CDS encoding L,D-transpeptidase encodes MAGTMPHPGGVGEFPRDFLMLNLPAMRLQVWRDGLLRGCYQVAIGKPSQPTPTGIYRVVARRMRPTWYPPEGGPPVPPGPDNPLGSRFLALSLPGYGLHGTNAPASIGHAVSRGCIRLSESDVALLWRWAYQGVPVRIVYERLVADPASWGTALMVWPDPYGRMRPAPQRVASLCPWPEEALPLGEDAFAWVEEGPVLVWAAAPAREEPVVRLLDEGSWLGGKGVGHEVSN; translated from the coding sequence GTGGCGGGTACGATGCCGCACCCTGGGGGGGTGGGGGAGTTCCCTCGTGACTTCCTCATGCTGAATCTGCCCGCCATGCGCCTCCAGGTGTGGAGGGACGGGCTGCTGCGCGGTTGCTACCAGGTGGCGATAGGGAAGCCATCGCAGCCCACTCCCACGGGCATCTATCGGGTGGTGGCCAGGCGCATGCGTCCCACCTGGTATCCTCCCGAGGGGGGTCCTCCGGTACCGCCCGGACCGGATAACCCCCTGGGCTCGCGCTTCCTGGCCCTGAGCCTGCCCGGTTACGGCCTCCACGGCACCAACGCGCCGGCGTCCATCGGTCACGCGGTTTCCCGCGGATGTATCAGGCTGTCAGAGAGCGACGTGGCCCTGCTCTGGCGGTGGGCATATCAGGGAGTGCCGGTGCGAATAGTGTATGAGAGGTTGGTGGCCGATCCTGCCAGCTGGGGGACGGCGCTGATGGTGTGGCCGGACCCGTATGGCCGCATGAGGCCGGCTCCCCAGCGGGTGGCGAGCCTCTGCCCCTGGCCCGAAGAGGCGCTGCCCCTGGGTGAGGATGCCTTCGCCTGGGTGGAAGAAGGTCCGGTTCTCGTATGGGCGGCCGCCCCGGCCCGCGAGGAACCGGTTGTGCGCCTGCTGGACGAAGGTTCCTGGCTGGGAGGGAAAGGAGTTGGGCATGAGGTGTCGAACTAG
- the pyk gene encoding pyruvate kinase encodes MSGRWRRTKVVATLGPSSSDGEVLRAMVRAGLNVARLNMSHGRLEEHQARLETLRRVCREEKATLGVLVDLRGPEVRVGPILGGSVLLDRGARFSLTTASTSAGTVEDLPGGHRGGDTPVGRAAVNYRGFAGDVSPGQLLLLDDGNIALVVEGVAGDEVRCRVERGGILAQGKKVVVPGGLLRLPAVSDADREAIAWGVRQEVDFFACSFVRSAGDVVEVRRVAEELGGDQEIVAKIETRQALQDLDAILKISDGLMVARGDLGVEMPAEEVPLVQKDLIARCNRLGKPVITATQMLESMVERPVATRAEASDVANAILDGTDAVMLSAETATGKYPVEAVAFMARIAARTEEALPYDRILAAREGAPLEAVTDAISHASCRAARDLGAAAIITPTQSGYTARMVAKYRPACPVLALSPHERVRRRLALVWGVQPLPASQTADPEEMFSEAIATCLAAGYISQGDLVVITAGIPVGVPGTTNLLRVHTVGEILLQGRGVGFRAGSGRVCAGRSLEQIQSRFQPGDVLVAPATDAGYVPLLRRASALVVEEGGLSSHAAICALELDLPAVIGAEDATRRLETGAVVTVDARRGLVYRGRARVP; translated from the coding sequence ATGAGCGGGAGATGGCGCCGCACCAAGGTGGTGGCCACCCTGGGGCCGTCGTCTTCGGACGGCGAGGTGCTGCGGGCCATGGTGCGGGCCGGCCTGAATGTGGCCCGCCTGAACATGTCCCACGGGCGGCTGGAGGAGCACCAGGCCCGGCTGGAGACCCTGCGCCGGGTGTGCCGCGAGGAGAAGGCCACCCTGGGTGTCCTGGTCGACCTGCGCGGCCCCGAGGTGCGCGTGGGTCCCATCCTCGGAGGCTCGGTGCTGCTGGACAGGGGCGCCAGGTTCTCCCTCACCACGGCCTCGACGTCCGCGGGCACGGTCGAAGACCTCCCGGGGGGCCACCGGGGTGGGGACACCCCTGTCGGGCGGGCGGCTGTCAACTATCGAGGGTTCGCCGGCGACGTCTCTCCCGGCCAGCTCCTGCTCCTGGACGATGGCAACATAGCTCTCGTCGTGGAAGGGGTGGCCGGCGACGAGGTGCGCTGCCGGGTGGAGCGCGGGGGCATCCTGGCCCAGGGGAAGAAGGTGGTGGTGCCGGGCGGCCTGCTCCGGTTGCCCGCCGTCTCCGATGCGGACCGGGAGGCCATCGCCTGGGGAGTCCGCCAGGAGGTGGATTTCTTCGCCTGCTCCTTCGTGCGCAGCGCTGGCGACGTGGTGGAGGTTCGCCGGGTGGCGGAGGAACTGGGCGGCGACCAGGAAATCGTGGCCAAGATCGAAACGCGCCAGGCCCTGCAGGATCTGGATGCCATCCTGAAGATCTCCGATGGGCTCATGGTGGCCCGGGGCGACCTGGGAGTGGAGATGCCGGCAGAGGAGGTTCCCCTGGTGCAGAAGGACCTCATCGCCCGCTGCAACCGGCTGGGCAAACCGGTCATCACCGCCACCCAGATGCTGGAGTCAATGGTGGAGCGACCCGTCGCCACCCGGGCCGAGGCGTCGGATGTGGCCAACGCCATCCTGGACGGCACGGACGCCGTGATGCTGTCGGCGGAAACGGCTACCGGCAAGTACCCGGTGGAGGCGGTGGCGTTCATGGCCCGCATCGCCGCCCGCACCGAAGAAGCTCTCCCCTACGACCGCATCCTGGCCGCCCGGGAGGGTGCTCCCCTGGAGGCGGTGACCGACGCCATCAGCCACGCCAGTTGCCGAGCCGCCCGCGACCTCGGGGCCGCCGCCATCATCACCCCCACCCAGTCGGGATACACGGCCCGCATGGTGGCCAAATACCGGCCGGCCTGCCCGGTGCTGGCCTTGAGCCCTCACGAGCGCGTGCGGCGGCGCCTGGCCCTGGTATGGGGCGTCCAGCCCCTGCCCGCCTCCCAGACCGCAGACCCCGAGGAGATGTTCTCCGAGGCCATCGCCACCTGCCTGGCGGCCGGATACATATCCCAGGGCGACCTGGTGGTGATCACGGCCGGCATTCCCGTGGGGGTGCCTGGCACCACCAACCTGCTGCGCGTCCACACCGTGGGGGAAATCCTCCTGCAGGGCCGCGGCGTCGGCTTCCGGGCGGGCTCCGGCCGCGTGTGCGCCGGCCGTTCCCTGGAGCAGATCCAGAGCCGCTTCCAGCCCGGCGATGTGCTGGTGGCGCCTGCCACCGACGCGGGCTACGTCCCCCTGCTGCGCCGGGCGTCAGCCCTGGTGGTCGAGGAGGGTGGCCTCAGTTCCCACGCCGCCATCTGTGCCCTGGAGTTGGATCTTCCCGCCGTGATCGGCGCCGAAGATGCCACCCGCAGGCTTGAGACCGGCGCCGTGGTCACCGTGGACGCCCGCCGCGGCCTTGTCTACCGCGGCCGCGCCCGCGTCCCCTGA
- the pfkA gene encoding 6-phosphofructokinase, translated as MGRVGVLTSGGDAPGMNAALRAVVRQAVASGSEATGIEHGFAGLLSGGFRPLPLGAVGGILHRGGTVLFTARCEEFKQRPAQEKAIAHLRAAGIDGLVVIGGDGSFRGAQALHELGFPVVGVPATIDDDIPFTEHAIGFDTAVNTAVWAIDRIRDTATSHERIFLIEVMGRDTGHLALAVGLAAGAESVVVPEFPEPIEEICARVLRGRNRGKKHDLIVVAEGAGSAYDVAREVQSRTGMETRVTVLGHIQRGGSPTAYDRTLASRLGAAAAEALRQGMSGVMAGIEGGEVRFTPFPQVLSGRRALDRQLWELTHVLAI; from the coding sequence GTGGGTAGAGTCGGCGTCCTGACCAGCGGTGGCGACGCTCCGGGGATGAATGCGGCCCTGCGGGCAGTGGTCCGGCAGGCGGTAGCTTCCGGGAGCGAGGCAACCGGCATCGAGCATGGGTTCGCGGGTTTGCTTTCGGGCGGGTTCCGGCCCCTGCCCCTGGGGGCGGTGGGAGGGATCCTGCACCGGGGCGGCACCGTGCTTTTCACGGCCAGATGCGAGGAGTTCAAGCAGCGCCCGGCTCAGGAGAAGGCCATCGCGCATCTCCGGGCAGCCGGGATCGACGGGCTGGTGGTGATAGGGGGGGACGGGTCTTTCCGGGGAGCCCAGGCGCTGCACGAGCTGGGTTTCCCCGTGGTGGGGGTTCCCGCCACCATCGACGACGACATCCCCTTTACCGAGCATGCCATCGGGTTCGACACCGCGGTCAACACCGCGGTCTGGGCCATCGACCGCATCCGCGATACCGCCACCTCCCACGAGCGCATCTTCCTCATCGAGGTGATGGGCCGGGATACGGGCCATCTCGCCCTGGCGGTGGGCCTGGCGGCGGGGGCGGAATCGGTGGTGGTGCCCGAGTTCCCCGAGCCCATCGAGGAGATATGCGCCCGCGTGCTCCGCGGCCGCAACCGCGGCAAGAAGCACGATCTCATCGTGGTGGCGGAAGGGGCGGGCAGCGCCTACGACGTGGCCCGCGAAGTACAGTCCCGTACTGGCATGGAGACCCGGGTCACCGTGCTCGGACACATCCAGCGGGGGGGATCGCCCACCGCGTATGACCGCACGCTGGCCAGCCGCCTGGGCGCGGCGGCAGCCGAAGCCTTGCGGCAGGGGATGAGCGGGGTCATGGCGGGAATCGAGGGTGGTGAGGTCAGGTTCACGCCCTTCCCCCAGGTGCTTTCGGGGCGGAGGGCCCTCGACCGCCAGCTGTGGGAGCTTACCCACGTCCTCGCCATCTGA